The following DNA comes from Sander lucioperca isolate FBNREF2018 chromosome 2, SLUC_FBN_1.2, whole genome shotgun sequence.
CAGTTTAATATTTATTAAGCTCTGTGTTTTCAATAGAGGGCTAGCATAATAGCAATATGTGGAAATAtaggatgttttattttttaaagtgttaTTAATGCATAGGCTGTAAAAACAACCTTTTTGTCAGTTTCATAATTTCATATTGGAAAGGAAACCCTCACACATGGATGCCAAGAACAAGGTGTTGCGTCTCTGCCAGCGACAAACTGAATAAATGCTTATGACTATGCCCACACCACCAGAGGGGATGGACTAAATCATAATTCTCATTCTGCGGCTTGGAAAAACTTCCGCCTTTCTGGATGCCAAGCGGCTCTGAGGCGATCCCAGTGATGAGCCAAGGAACGCTCTGCTAACTGAGCTCTGGAGAAATACGGTCACGGCAAGATCCATATTCAAATAAACTTCACTCTTGGCCCGTGCACACAAGCCATGTTGTCACCAGCTGGCAGTTCCTTTCACCGCCCCTTCAAATACTGAGCCACTTTTGATTAACGTCTCTACGGCTAATCATGCGGGTTGGCTGTGCCAAATTGGACGAGCCACGTATGGCCTCCATTTGCCTTGAAATCTCGTATTTTTTAAACTCATTCGAAGCTTTCGAGAGCCTCCCTTGTCCCTTTACACCACATACCCCTCCCCTAAGTCTTCTCTTGTCTAGTGCCCATACATAGAACAGAGAGGGTGGTGTGGCGGCACGGTGCCATCCTGCGGGCCCCTGAATGAGAGGACTATTGCTACCACATGCACCCAGCTGCATAAATGTTATTAATTTTTTATGGCTTGTGTACATAATATGGCCGGTGTGGGAAATTGTGAGGTTCCACTAAAGGCTGGAAAAATCCTCAAAATTGAATCAAAGTGGAAAACTTATTTTGGCTGGTGACTGTTCTGGACCTCCTTCTTTTCCATCTCCCTTAATTCTCTTCTACTCCTCCCTGTCTCACATCATGCTCTCTAAGGTTCCTCTTTGAGTgatttacactttctaaaaagGCTGCATTGGCGGGTCTCCTTGTACAGCCATATTGGTGGTGGTGTGAGACAGCCGGAATATTTGTCATAGGTCCAGAGGTGCAAAGACATTAGACAGCACTTTGTCACCAGGGTCTGGAATTCACACCATTTGGCTGTTTCCAAGTCAGCTCCTTAACCGCTGACTGGTCTGGTTTCTGTCAGCTGCCGCTCTGTTGACATTGAGGGCTAAAAAAAGATGGCAACATGGAAAGGATGTGTGCTACTAGCCTTTTTAGGTGGTCAAAACAACATGCAGTCTACGAAGAGCGCTGCGACAGGGATCCACAGCCAAGGCCCTTGACTCGGTGCTCTCTTCCTCAGTTCACAGTTCAGATATAGTTTAGTGGTTTAGAATGACTCTCGTCAGGGTTTGCTAACCCCCGCAGAGAGATGGGCTTGAACTCCgagcagagccaccgtctccCAAATCACCAGGCCCAGCGGAGGCCCCAGCAATCCAAATGTGATCATGGCAGGGGCCTCCCGTCTCATTACCAATCTCCATTTCAAAACAGCCTTCAAATGGGAACTAATGCATTAGCTCTCGCTGGGGGAAAAGTCTAGGGAGCCACTACATAGCAGCTCAAAAACGCTTTCATACATGTTTTATCAGCAGGGGAAGAGTGAGCAAGAGAGAAAAGCAGCTTGGACCGAACCATTCATTTGTTGCCCATCTTATTAGCTTGGCACTGTGTTATTAGCTGCCATTGTGCTCTATAAAAGCCCCTTAGGCCTGTTCCACTGTTCGCTGAATCTGGGGTGAGCACTGTGCCAAGCACTTTTTGGAGGTATTTGAGACCATGAAAATTCAATCCTAAACCCTCTGCATTGAGGTTTCTCACAGATAAATGAAGAGGATTAGTggaacaataaaacaatgtcTTACCTCAGATACCACCGTATCCTATTAATTGGGATTTTAGTGGagaaatgtgttaaaaaaaaccaaccTCAATCTTGTATCACGGTCGCTTTTTTGACAAGCTGAATGAAGCCCTGTCATTGTAACCATGTTCCATCAAATAGGAAATGTGTTCCAAATTATGAACAAGTAAATATAGAAAATCATAAACAATTGgggcaacaaaaaaagaagaaaaagcctGGACATGTGAAGAATGGCTCTGGAAAAGAGCTGACAATCGCAGAAGCTGTAATAACCCACCTTGGGTTGGATATGCTAGGCAATGTGTCAATTGATTCCCATCTGATGATGGACTGTGTGCTGAAATAAATTGACCTTGCCAGACGATGAGTGAAATTGATGGAGCTTTTCATCTCCGGAGGGCCGTTCCACACTCAGCTGTAAAATGGATAGAGCACAGGACAGAGTGATAGAGTCGGGGGAAAATGTAAGGTGTGTTTTCTACCAAAGCTTGCTTGGTAAATAATAGTTACAGGAAAAATCACTATTCTGTAACAAGTACAGGGGTTAAGTACCTGCTGTTGACTAGATGATTAGAACTTAAAGCACACAGCGCTAAAGTGAAGCTGGCCACTGACAGATGCTACCCGTCGGAGGAATATGTGGCTCAATTACCAGGAGCCTAAATTGAAAGTGATAGTGATTTAAGCCTTCCCAATACGCCTGCCCCATTCTGGCAAACAGTCTTTTCAAGgagccttttaaaaaaaacaaaaacctgccGGAGTGTGTGAGACACAGGAGCGCCATTGATTTTCAATAACATCCCCTAATGACCTGGCCACGGTTTGATCCACGCTGTCATTATGGGCTGATACCATAGGACAGGATTGGTGGGTCTCACGGCACACAGCAGCGAGATGAGTAGTCGGGGCATTATCAGGATGAATTGGCCGTCTCTGGACAGGCGGCAAGCACAGCCGAGGTCTTGTCAATAACAGGATGGGGCGTCTCAGGACTCCCTCCGCGGCCCACTCCAGAGCGCCTTCCGGCCTCATTAGAAAAGCAGATGAGTGGTGTGCATAAGGAGAGGGGGTGTATGAGAAGAGAGGGGAGGCTCTCCTCCACCATCCGATAGCCTGCCTCCCAGGCATTGCTCCTCTTAATGAGTCCAGACCGCGGGTCAATATGCGGCTGGGCTACCAGTCAATACCGGTTacctgcaacacaaacactcaAAACCTGCTTTCATACAAAATCAATGTCTTATTAGTCCCTCCCTGTATTGCCTTGGCCCAATCTCATCGATCCCCTCTGAAGAGCTCTGTAGCCCATGTATGACAGATTATGGTCAAATGATGTTACGGCTTAGGCTACTCTGTCGGGCCAAGTATGTTGcctttttgatttcaaagtaaTAGCTTGATATCAGATAAGCAAATACTCTACATGCTGAAAACTGAGACACAAGCATTATTGGCAAACCTATCAACCTCACATCAACATTCCACTCAGTAGGTTTGGCTCACAGACAAATTCAGTACTTGTAGTCAGCACTGACAATGAGTGCCAGGATGAAAGACCAGTAACAAATGTATGACATTAGGTCCAAACTTTATTCCATACATTTTAAACCAAGaatgttcattttcatttttttacacGCCTAAAACTCTACTTGTTTTGTATACAAGAGTCTAAGAAAAACAACTGCACAACACCACAAGGTTGACAGAGAAAGTCCTTTTGCCACCCACTAAAAAGTGTCCTTCTTTTCTGTCTGGGGGATGGTCCAGTTTTTGACTTGGAAGTCTTTTAATAATTCCATCATTATTTATAAACATGTGTTAATCCAAGTTTCTCTCAGTATCACCAGATATCGTCTGCTCCCTCAGGGTGATCTCTTCATTAGGGTGCTGTGTGCTGCTTTGCATAGATTGCAGAAGATCCTTCTCGGCCCCCTACAACACCCTCCTGTCATCCTTTCATCCATTGGCCAAGCTTGTCTGTTGCCATGATATTCAACAGGGTTCCCCCATGtttcatttaattttgtttttctagAAATGGTTAAAAAGACTAATAAATTTACACAGTCATTTTGCAGCGAAGGAATATCAACAAGTTATTTACATCAGTTTTCTTTACAGAGACTGAACAAAGACctcataatatatatttatctgCATATCTCAAAGGCAAACGAATGAACCAAACAAATTGTACATTGTCATCATTGAGGATATCCTGGTACCATGAGGTTAAATCACTTAAGGTTGAAACCAAATCCAGTCTTTACAGTGGGTCATAATGGTTATGTCTCACAATCAACTGGGATAAATATTGTAAAAGGTGTGACTAATgcacaaaatacataaaattCATAGAAATGATATCTATACATGGAACAAGGATAGGAAATGTACAAACTCATTTTAGGACCGCTCTTTTCGCACAAAGCTGAAAAAAGGTATTtgattaatatattaataattatcAAATATTTAAGTCGGATATAAACATACACATATTTATGTTCTCTTTACCGACATTATTCAACCTCCAGTCCACTAAAAATAAAGTCATGGCATGTGCTTAATCAGCCTTACACACCTTTACTTTGTACAATCATACCCTTTCCCTTAGGGAGGTTTGCTCTTCTCTGGTGAAGAGCAGTGCATTTTGTTCACAACAAGGTTTGAGATTGGGGGAGTGGGGCGCGAGTGTGTCTAATAAGACTTTGTGCACTTTTCTCAGAAGCTACCGGGCCTCTACCTCTTTGGGGTTGCGAGATGGGGAGTAGTCCCGTGGGTCCTGGGTGGTGAGGGGGGTAGTCCTCCTGGGTGAGGCTGGCCTGGCACTGCCGGCTGGCACGAGGGGCGGGGGCGCACTGAGTGCGGCAGTAGGGGGCGTTCTGTTCAAAGGGCCGTTGTGTCCGGTGGAGGGGCTGAGTCTCGGGTAGGGCATGCCGCCTAGGTGGGGCATAAAGGGGGGCATGTGGGGTAGATGACCCTCCATGGGGGACTGGTGCAGCTGATGGAGGCGTGCTCTGTCCAGCTCCTCTCTCAGGTGGAGGCGCTCTCGCTCCTCCGCCTGCTGTCTCATCCTCTCGTGCTCCCTGCGCACCTCCAACAGGTGCTCGTGGTGCGAGTAGTCATGAGCCTCCCTCTCGCGGTAGGCTCGTTCTTGTTCGTACACGCTGGGGAAGCGATGTCCCTGCTCGGCCCGGAGCTGGAAGTCCATGCGCCGCTGCAGGTCCAGGCTGCGGTAAGCCTCTCTGAGTGGGTCCCAGGGGAAAGCTGGGTGGGGCAGGCGTTCTCTTCCTGCCAGAGGGCTCACTCCCATGAACGGAGCCATGCGCGCCCGGTCCAGCACATTGAGGCTGCCCATCTGGGGCATGGCACTCATGGAAAGAGGCAGAGAGTGTGCCATGGGGACACCATGTAGGCCAGGTGCTGGAATGTCACAGCCGCGTGATGACGGAAGAGGGGGCTGATGGGACAAAggtgggtggtggtggtgcgGGTTTACAGGCTGGCTGATTTGAGCAGGGAGAGcttggggtgggggttggggggcgGGCTCGGAACTCACCATCACgacctcctgctcctccttcctctcctccttaaTCTTCATGTCACTTTTCACCTTGTGCAGGAGCTCTGCGGATGGGGGCTCTTTCCTCTCGCTATCCTTGAGTGTAGGTGGCGGCCCACCTGCCATCTTCATGCCCTGCTCATTGATCACGGCCTTGGTGTACGGGGAAGGAGAGCGTTGAGCGGGTTTGATGGAGTCTTCTGAGCATCTCCTCTCTAGCATCTCCTTGCCGGGCGAGCGGCTCTCCTTCACCTTCACGTCAGCCAGCGTGGAAGACTCTCTGTGGCGCTCCAGCAGCTCCTTCTCCGCCTCACGGACCCGATCCACACTGCCACTGTGATGTCGACCCGAGTCACAGGAGTTCTGGCTGTTTGTGCGAATGAGGCTGCTGATCTGGTAGCTGACTGGCGCCGAGGCGGGAGATGAACGGTTGGAGTGGCGATTACGATCCACAGAATCCCTGTAATAACATAATGAAAGTGTTTAGTTTGTGCCAGTCAAATAAAGCATCATGTCGGTGGGTTGTATTTAGGGATGATTTACCTATGGGATATACATCTGGGTTATAATTCTCTTTCAAAATATAGGTTACCATGCTCCTGTCTTCCTCTATCATCCACAGAGATCCTTTCAATTGATTTCTGAGAGATAGCGTCTCTCAGAGCTGCTTGTTGCCTGTTtgatttgtgtttctttgttggAACcacaaattcaatttatttcagTTTCTACGGATATGACTAATGGACTGGAGAATTGTCACAatttgtcttttgtctttgaCAGTACATCTTTCTATCTCCAGAGCTGATTTGGGTGTTtcaagtgtttttgttttgttttgtccaaacatAATTTAATCATCTTGTATATATGCTAATGCTAGCTGGAAAAGGGATCATTACTGTGGCCACGTCTTTAGAGTTGTGATCATGAATTTGAGTacttgaatgaaaaaaatattcacaatttCTGTCCTTTACATGTGCTGTGAGATGATCAGATTTGTTACCTTCTTGGGGAAATCCCATGCTTTGAAACAATACAGTGAAGTCCCAGATCAAATGTTGAATTGTGATGACAGCAGACAATGTATAGCAATTGCATCATTGCATGATATATCACTAATATCATCCAAATAACACCCAAAAAGTACATAAAAAGCAACTCACCTGTCTTTATCCTTCTCCTCTTTACCGATGGACgagtctctcttctctctttccctctccctctccctttctctttcccgttctctctctcgctctctctcgtgGCTGTTGGCTGAGCTGCTTCTCTCCACGTCTCCGGTTTTGGGCCACTGTGGCGGGGTGGGGAAAGATGGCGGGGTGCGTCGAAGTCTGTTCCAGGTGTCGTGGTGGGGGCTGCCAAACGTGGGCAGTCCTCCTGGCCCCTCCTTGGTGCCAAACATGCTGTTGGACCCTGCAGGGAAGGGAGAGACAGGCGTGGGACCTGCTGTAAGTTAATTGGGCACAAAACCTTCTTGAGGACACATAAGATGAGAAAGACTCGAcaacaaaaagctgcttttgtctttgtctctggaGGTTCTCTCACTGAAGCTGTTTGAAAGAGATAGAGGTTAATGGTTCCACCCACCAGAGATAAAAAAATCCACTCATTTGCTTTTGGACTAAAGGGCTTCTCCCCCCTCCCTTTTTTGTTGCACTGGATGAACAGGGGAGACTCACTTGCCCTCTGGAGTTGAGGGCTGTGAAAAGCCAAGGGAGACCTTAGCATTCCACAGCATGTCTATTCCAATCACATCCATTTTCACAACAGGGTGACCGATTTGGCACACAAAGATAGGAGGCatgtagagaaagagagaaaagccaTTGAGAAAAGGTGGCGAGGGGGGGAAGCCCTCCATGGTGGTGCAGAAGGGGCTTGTCAGATAATTAATAGATGAATTGCCACCGAACAGCGGACCTAAGAGTGCCTGTTGGCAGCAACGCAGCCAGATtaaagccagactggtggggacaTGGTTGGTGGATGAAGTGGAGACAGGGAGGAGGTTTGCTGTGGTGTGCTGCCTTGTTGGGCTTCCCTGGGCTAGGGCTGTTTTGACACAGAAACTAGAGCTAAGTGTCTtgattttattttcctcccctCCTGGCTCTCCCTGTGGTCTAACGCTGTCCTGCTCTGTTCTGCTACCGGCCACAGGGGCCAGATTGAAAGGGTGAGcggtggaggaggagagggggccAGCGCTTACCAAGCGAGGGGTTGCCTAATCCTCCGAAGGCACTGCTTGAAAGGTTGCCGAGGCCGCCATAGGAACTGGAGCGACTGAAAGGATCTGTAAAATGCCAAACAGGGATTAGCAAAAGGGGGGGCTGGCTAGCGGTGCACACCCCAACACCAACCCGTTCCACTCGGCTTTTCTCTTACAAGcgagctgtgttttttttttttttttttagcgctGCCACCCTAGCTCTATGACTGGTAATTCTGCAGTAGCCAGGTCGCCTGGATGCTGGATTCACTGCCACTAACTGGAGTGGAGTGTCCCTGACCCTGCTGGGGTGGAAGAACGCAGCTGGATGGGGAAATTACTTTTGAGTTTTTGGAGCTGAGCTTAAATTAGACAATAGTGGAAGGACAGGGGAATTAGAAGCAGTAAAAATTAGGCTAGACAGACCACAATGATTTAATTGGAGAATCGGTGTCTGATGGACTCCACTGACGCAGACCAGAGCCTCCAGATTTATAGGAGTAACACAAACATTTACCCTGAGAAGTCAGTGAACAACATTCATCAATTGATAATTTGCAGCCCCATTCTAATTCAGCAAAAAATCCATCAGGAAATGCAGGACTTATCAACAGATTAGGGTTTAAGGATTTTCAGCTCTGGGGCTTGTTAATGTATTAGAAAAAGACAACAATTAAGAAATCTCCTCTGCCTCACACATGAATTCCCTGGACAGGAAAATTTGGTTCGCTAAATCTTCCTCCTCAGTGCACCATGTATTCATAAGCACAAAATGGATTGACTCAAGGGCTTATTCCATGAAATCAACTTGCCACTCTGAACCAAAACAGTTTCTCTGAGAAAATGGTGCAGAATAAATGAATGCATAAAAAATACATCCTATTCACTCCTATGAAATACTTTGCAAGCATATagaaaatagtgacatatatgCTGTTGCACTGCGTATAGTTTGTCCAAACAAAGAGGGAGACTGAATACTAGACTAGTCTTTTAATGAACCCAGACAGAATTATTTAAGGCTGTGTTGTGAGTCTGATTTTATGATGTCTACACTTCTCATTACCATGTACTTTGAGTTTGCTCAAGAAGTGCCGCAATCGACTGACTACATTGGCCAACTGGACTCCATATTAACCTTAAAATGAACCTGAgatcaaaatatatataggcTTCAAATTACACCCTGAAGGCTTGTAATGTGTTTAAAACATGagtgtaaaagagagagagagagagagagagagagagcgagagagagagagagagagagagagagagagagagagagagagagatggagagaaagaggagataaatgtataaaaaagttTGAACATGGGGTTACTTACACTTACCTGCCAAATGGCTAGGAGGCAGGAAGCCGCTGGGGTGGGGGACATGGCCGTACGGAGAGGGAGCTGGGTGGCCGGAGCCTATCAGAGCCGAGAGGAACAGggttattattaatattatcatAATAAGACGGTTATATTCTTTACCTAGCCATGCAGAGACAAAACTAAATTAGTGTGATTAGCCCGGACTTCAGTAACACTTCCACCTAAGAAGATGGTTAATCGCCACAATAAGTATACTtgcgtggaatttgccttggtaaatggtgcaaacataaacaaacatactgACACACTAAACCTCATCGTCGGTCCGAGCTAATAAATCCCTGGTCTTACTTTTCACCATTGTTGTTGTATTTTCGgttacactttatttgaaggtaaCTACATAagcgtgacatgacactgtcatgaacgtgtcataaacattataaacaagtcataaacatttgtgacataacgcttcttttagtaagtgtcattcggtttttgtcttGACAacttatggttagggttagagttagggttcatgtgtcatgacagtgtcatgacagtgacatgtgttcatgacagtgtcatgtcactcttacgtagataccttcaagtaaagtgttaccgtttttctatatttttaacTTATACATCCTTGATtttcaaccgcagagtaacATCAGACAGACTCCCACTCTGTGTTTTCTGTCGCCTTGTAGTCACGTGttcctttcagtaacagttctaCCTCTTCATCGGTCCCAACAGAGAAGAAATCTCTTGTCTTATTTTTCACTGCTGCTCTAGTCTTTTCTGCAACTAAAAGCTACTACCATGGAAACACCAACCGGgcggagtatacatgctgcttcctgtttacatcggcacatgcccagtgtaactccggatttccactggatgcggaacgtctgcggaccggctccgctgtggaacggctccgtgctccgccgtccgtcaacacccactaggtccggatttgttgcggcacggctgcggccatgactgacagctgtagtcacgaggacccacgagatctcgcgaattcacgtagaatagaaccacaaaaccaacaccagttagtttccatccagaggagtagaggggaaactactctgagctgtgttttcaaggtgtagttcAGGGAAATGTGATCCACCGTGAGCAcggtgtgttttattttgaaaattaactggatgttttattttgtttctgtgctcgacttcctgtccccactatctgccatgtgctgaattgctgcggagctcggcaaaaatagaagctctgcgtatctgctccagagggctgggaccgccggagttgggacgcagtcggaacacagccgttccgcagtcagtggaaatacacacattgactttaatggaaacctaatgactccgccgccgttccggagcggatccgcagccgttacgcatccagtggaaattgccggtaagagccattttcattgttttgagTGTAGGACACAAATTGTCCACTGGTGTCACTAGTGTGCTTGTGAGTGATGTCTATTTAGGTAGCAACCTTTCAACAGGTAACAAGGGGTGCTGTTAAACGGAGGAGCACAAATAGTTTTTGATTGCATCAAATCGCTACACACCACAACTCACATGTGGATGGGTAAATGTTTGTTGATGGAGCTTAATGGACACATGGATTCTTGCATGTTGAGTCGAAGAAAATTGTGATCAATAAATGTCCATCAAAACACAACGATGACTATTGGAGTCTATGATTTCAACTGAGCGGTGTAATGTAGAAGAGAGCGCATCAGCTAGTTTACTAGCCAtagactgtttgtttgtttgttttaagtcTGTATAGCAGCCCCTCAGTGGCTTTAAGTTTTTAGGCTTAGCCATTATACCCAGTATACGTGAATGGTCATTAGATTTTTAGTTTAAACTAGTTGTGGCTCAAAACGCCGTATATGAACAAATTTTagcagtgtaaatgtagcctaaaagttcaaatgtgagtgttttttttgcaactgCATCACAGACTTGTTGAATATCTGTCAGCTAGAGGCTGAGTAATGCCATTGAGCAAATTAGCCATTGATATTTGGCTTTTATTGCAGCtgctgcgtgtttgtgtgtgagtctaTAGTTGCTTATTGAGGTCAGTTCCTGACTGTGCAACAAGCTGGCCTCTTTACACAAAACACTGTTACCATCACCCATATTCCATGAATTGTTAATGAAAGAACCAATTACAGCAGTGCCTCTGACACACCACTGCATAATTACCAGTCAAAGGCCGTTCGCCTCTCTGTTGCCCTCCAACGCAGGGAAAAATCAGTCAATTACCTAACCGAGAGTCATCCGTATTCATAGACATATCTGACTCCCTTTAGTGGCAAAACATTTGCTACAAAAGCACTATAATTAAGTGAGCATTAcatgagaggagagaaaaaaaaccctcatGCCATTTCATCACAGTGGTGAAGGGAGAATTTCGACATGCGGCTGTAAatgctcatttgcataaagacaAAAAATGGCATTGGAAGGCTTCGAGAACGGGATAATTTGAGTGTTTAGAATAATTTGTCTTGGAAGGTGCAGTTCATCACTCTGCATTGGGTTGCTGGGACACGCTACTGACCTGTGGAAGAGAAGAGGGGTCGTGCCAGGTCATGAGTGTACGGAAACCCTGGGAACACTCCTGGAGCTTGGGGTCGACTGAACAGGTCCAGCTTCCCATTCATGTCTAGTTTGTGAGGATCCAGCTGCATTTGCTATAGTcgagagaggcagagaaaagGAAAGGGAGACAGACGAAGAAAATTAGGTCGGTAGACAACAGTACCAAACATTTCCGACAACTAGAGTGAGGGGGATTTATCCTCGGCTACTCTGGGTGAGAGATCAGAGGAAGACTGATACATCAACAATGGCTCCATGTCTCCAATTCTGGCCAACTGTGTTATAACAAATATATGTAAGCTGATTAGGGACACTAAATCCTTTGTAACGGGGGTTCAAAGCCCAAGACGGACTGACACCACCCGGCCAGAGGCATCAGCAGAGGATCTCCATGGCAAGGCCACACCATCCACTGTCAGTGAGTTTTTCCACACAAgcatttttttgtctgtgttcaAATCTTCAATAGAAACTATTCAACTACTAATTCTGTCACTGAGTGCTATAAAGGTGACGGCTTATGATCTGCCTCTTTTTCTTTAGGTGGAGTGAGCCATGCACAGAGCCTTTACTTGTAACCTTCTTACTGAATTTTTGAGACTGTGTCAAAGAGAACACCATTTTTGTTGGATTTTGTATTGTGATTAACTTTTACATCAttctgttccttttttttgtcatctgcCTTTTCCCACCCAGATGGTCGTTCTGACTCCAGTAACACCATTGTAGATTATTTTACAGGTAAAGCTCCAATTATGACTTATTCAATTACCAATATACTGTATCTGGTTTTACATGACAGCAAGATTCCTGAAAGACATCGTTATCCATCTCACGCACCTTCATTTTCTGCTGGTGGTGGTAGATCTGCCATGCGATCTGGACATGCACTGCGCACCACTTGCCAGGTTTCTAAAAATTTAGAGAGAAACTGAGGTTAGCCTGCTGGCTTTGATATAGGGAGCTAAAAATGGATTCTGGCATTGAGTTTTTCTGGCCAAACTACAAAGTGGGAACTCGTCCGAATTTTTTCAACCAGGCAATGGATTAAGAAAATCTAACCCTGACTTTAGCCCAATAGAGACCTCAAAGCTATCCTTAAATGTAGCCCTGAATTTCCTTGATCAAGAGTTGTTGAAGAATTTGCAGTTTTAGACTTTGTGGCCTGGCCAGAGAGATGAAACATTTAACAAAAGATGGACAAGGCAACCACTTACCCTAACAGATGTCCTGAATGGATCTGTTATCTGTATGGACAAACGGACagtcatcattatcatcaaC
Coding sequences within:
- the fbrsl1 gene encoding autism susceptibility gene 2 protein isoform X10, whose protein sequence is MDGKLKQGRRCRSKRERVRRLREAGSRDARSPDPNSSCSDREGHSPGMDAASLPGKKASRPAAAARAPRPPRQKRRESSSQEEDIIDGFAIASFISLDRLEKKTGVVKTQEKKERWKDKKVAKRQKKDDKEVEEEEENVQPVVDPLENGFLHHAQREQDRITERLLKKTYSKKNKMIKPLVLRPVKLSEDETVQELSRPHRSNSKEQLSESSTHSLSGRGYSVQPAAVALLKCDSESDIDDKVSDVGSEKLFSPTTPKGVPTNESPESKICSSAKVSGLQRSQEQSISEVPFTPPVPSPTPASAPTGSPAPAAAAAPPEPPRSCLPTPPPLSVKREQQPPPPVPTPPLLRAPPHPHPHPNPHPQPHPHLHQEPRILPPPQHHARPVISHQVHHPLQYSSLHDISHRSSPLGLPKQHLPPSPHHHVSGLPSSAPALPLSIANLSTSHYSSLRSPAHRHPAMFATPATLPPPPTLPTNSLVVPGHPAGTPYPDTSLLISFNQPIMYCQPHSGILIGTLSQATLLPPPMSPHVENPHSMSWRNRECQFDKYTPKLDNPFIRHSNFFPSYPPTMPGMPPLLPHSGPFSSLQGAFQPKASNPIDVAGRPGAVPHTLLQKDPRITDPFRTSVRKPGKWCAVHVQIAWQIYHHQQKMKQMQLDPHKLDMNGKLDLFSRPQAPGVFPGFPYTHDLARPLFSSTGSGHPAPSPYGHVPHPSGFLPPSHLAGKYPFSRSSSYGGLGNLSSSAFGGLGNPSLGSNSMFGTKEGPGGLPTFGSPHHDTWNRLRRTPPSFPTPPQWPKTGDVERSSSANSHEREREREREREREREREREKRDSSIGKEEKDKDRDSVDRNRHSNRSSPASAPVSYQISSLIRTNSQNSCDSGRHHSGSVDRVREAEKELLERHRESSTLADVKVKESRSPGKEMLERRCSEDSIKPAQRSPSPYTKAVINEQGMKMAGGPPPTLKDSERKEPPSAELLHKVKSDMKIKEERKEEQEVVMVSSEPAPQPPPQALPAQISQPVNPHHHHPPLSHQPPLPSSRGCDIPAPGLHGVPMAHSLPLSMSAMPQMGSLNVLDRARMAPFMGVSPLAGRERLPHPAFPWDPLREAYRSLDLQRRMDFQLRAEQGHRFPSVYEQERAYREREAHDYSHHEHLLEVRREHERMRQQAEERERLHLREELDRARLHQLHQSPMEGHLPHMPPFMPHLGGMPYPRLSPSTGHNGPLNRTPPTAALSAPPPLVPAGSARPASPRRTTPLTTQDPRDYSPSRNPKEVEAR
- the fbrsl1 gene encoding autism susceptibility gene 2 protein isoform X6, which gives rise to MDGKLKQGRRCRSKRERVRRLREAGSRDARSPDPNSSCSDREGHSPGMDAASLPGKKASRPAAAARAPRPPRQKRRESSSQEEDIIDGFAIASFISLDRLEKKTGVVKTQEKKERWKDKKVAKRQKKDDKEVEEEEENVQPVVDPLENGFLHHAQREQDRITERLLKKTYSKKNKMIKPLVLRPVKLSEDETVQELSRPHRSNSKEQLSECDSESDIDDKVSDVGSEKLFSPTTPKGVPTNESPESKICSSAKVSGLQRSQEQSISEVPFTPPVPSPTPASAPTGSPAPAAAAAPPEPPRSCLPTPPPLSVKREQQPPPPVPTPPLLRAPPHPHPHPNPHPQPHPHLHQEPRILPPPQHHARPVISHQVHHPLQYSSLHDISHRSSPLGLPKQHLPPSPHHHVSGLPSSAPALPLSIANLSTSHYSSLRSPAHRHPAMFATPATLPPPPTLPTNSLVVPGHPAGTPYPEHDLLRQELNNRFLVQSSERGRGPSASPLAPVSLLRAEFHQHQHMHQHQHTHQHTFTPFPASLPPAAILTPPTAPPMVRTQARNFDKYTPKLDNPFIRHSNFFPSYPPTMPGMPPLLPHSGPFSSLQGAFQPKASNPIDVAGRPGAVPHTLLQKDPRITDPFRTSVRKPGKWCAVHVQIAWQIYHHQQKMKQMQLDPHKLDMNGKLDLFSRPQAPGVFPGFPYTHDLARPLFSSTGSGHPAPSPYGHVPHPSGFLPPSHLAGKYPFSRSSSYGGLGNLSSSAFGGLGNPSLGSNSMFGTKEGPGGLPTFGSPHHDTWNRLRRTPPSFPTPPQWPKTGDVERSSSANSHEREREREREREREREREREKRDSSIGKEEKDKDRDSVDRNRHSNRSSPASAPVSYQISSLIRTNSQNSCDSGRHHSGSVDRVREAEKELLERHRESSTLADVKVKESRSPGKEMLERRCSEDSIKPAQRSPSPYTKAVINEQGMKMAGGPPPTLKDSERKEPPSAELLHKVKSDMKIKEERKEEQEVVMVSSEPAPQPPPQALPAQISQPVNPHHHHPPLSHQPPLPSSRGCDIPAPGLHGVPMAHSLPLSMSAMPQMGSLNVLDRARMAPFMGVSPLAGRERLPHPAFPWDPLREAYRSLDLQRRMDFQLRAEQGHRFPSVYEQERAYREREAHDYSHHEHLLEVRREHERMRQQAEERERLHLREELDRARLHQLHQSPMEGHLPHMPPFMPHLGGMPYPRLSPSTGHNGPLNRTPPTAALSAPPPLVPAGSARPASPRRTTPLTTQDPRDYSPSRNPKEVEAR